A single region of the Gracilibacillus caseinilyticus genome encodes:
- a CDS encoding MFS transporter, translating into MTENKIWTKDFISLAIVNLFVFMSFYTLLTTLPLFVMNEWNGSEAEGGMVVTAMLLAAILLRPFSGTILSKYGKTKVLLISNICFAVTMVVYIWVDSYYALLLLRFIHGFSFAIVTTATSALAADIVPAAKRGEGLGYFTMSMNLAIVLGPFFGLSFIQITSYNNLFIILSIFSILSVLSTFLLKVEDPPEQEITPFNWRELLERPVLPIAAIGLLISFAYASIVSFISVFASARGLDQVSSYFFAVFAITMLSTRPFLGKQFDLRGPRAVIIPCMLLFAAGFVLLSLSQNAFTFLLAAGIIGIGYGSLLPFFLSISVSKVSLSRSGHATATFLTLYDAGIAIGSSVLGIVASMLGFTQMFILLAVFVCLIIWIFSVYMTRSTKKITE; encoded by the coding sequence ATGACAGAAAACAAAATCTGGACGAAAGATTTTATTAGCTTAGCAATCGTGAATTTATTCGTATTCATGAGCTTCTACACTTTACTAACAACCTTGCCATTGTTTGTAATGAATGAATGGAACGGTTCAGAAGCAGAGGGTGGCATGGTTGTGACTGCGATGTTATTAGCAGCCATATTGTTACGTCCATTCTCTGGGACTATTCTCAGTAAATATGGAAAGACGAAAGTATTGCTGATCAGTAATATATGTTTTGCGGTCACGATGGTTGTATATATATGGGTTGATTCCTATTATGCTTTACTGTTACTTCGTTTTATTCATGGCTTTTCTTTTGCCATAGTAACCACTGCGACTTCAGCATTGGCAGCGGATATTGTTCCAGCAGCAAAAAGAGGGGAAGGACTTGGCTATTTTACGATGTCGATGAACCTCGCTATTGTACTGGGACCATTTTTCGGGCTGAGTTTCATCCAAATTACTTCCTATAACAATCTATTTATCATTTTATCTATCTTTTCGATTTTGAGCGTGTTATCCACATTCTTGTTAAAAGTAGAGGATCCACCTGAACAAGAAATTACACCGTTTAACTGGAGAGAGTTACTGGAACGCCCCGTGTTACCGATAGCAGCAATAGGTTTATTAATATCATTTGCCTATGCAAGTATCGTTTCTTTCATTTCTGTTTTTGCCTCAGCGAGAGGACTTGATCAGGTTTCCAGCTATTTCTTTGCTGTCTTTGCGATTACGATGCTTTCCACCCGTCCTTTTTTAGGAAAACAATTTGATTTGAGAGGACCGCGAGCAGTTATCATCCCTTGTATGCTTTTGTTTGCAGCTGGATTTGTACTATTAAGTTTATCGCAGAACGCTTTTACCTTCCTGCTGGCGGCTGGAATAATCGGAATTGGCTATGGCTCGTTATTGCCTTTCTTCTTATCTATCTCTGTTTCAAAGGTTTCCTTATCAAGAAGTGGACATGCTACTGCAACGTTTCTGACCCTGTATGATGCTGGTATTGCTATAGGTTCCAGTGTATTAGGGATTGTTGCTTCGATGCTTGGATTTACACAAATGTTTATCCTTTTAGCGGTGTTTGTCTGCCTGATTATATGGATATTCTCCGTTTATATGACGAGGTCAACAAAGAAGATAACAGAGTAA
- the trpB gene encoding tryptophan synthase subunit beta — MSGQGLFGEFGGSYVPEELGEVLGVLAEEFEQAIKDPAFIEEFKEVLADCVGRENPLTFARNLSQQQQGAKIYLKREDLNHTGAHKINNAIGQILLAKRMGAKRVIAETGAGQHGVATATACAMFGMDCTIYMGKHDMKRQALNVFRMELLGAKVESVAVGQGRLKDAVDAALADLVENYENTFYLLGSAVGPHPFPTMVKFFQSVISEESKRQIIDKEGKLPAAVVACAGGGSNAIGAFAHYIEEETVRLIGVEPAEAPSLTEGVPAVIHGFKCLTLLDEEGNPKPTYSIAAGLDYPGIGPEHSYLKESGRAEYVTITGEEALAAFKLLSETEGIIPALESAHAVAYAIKLAKDLGTEESIIVNLSGRGDKDVQQVFEMEHGAKEQEV; from the coding sequence ATGAGTGGGCAAGGTTTATTCGGAGAATTTGGCGGCAGTTACGTGCCGGAAGAATTAGGGGAAGTATTAGGTGTATTAGCAGAGGAATTTGAACAAGCTATCAAGGACCCGGCGTTTATTGAAGAGTTTAAAGAAGTATTGGCGGATTGTGTTGGAAGGGAGAATCCATTGACATTCGCCAGAAATTTGTCCCAACAACAACAAGGGGCAAAAATCTATTTGAAACGAGAAGATTTAAACCATACCGGTGCCCATAAGATTAATAATGCGATCGGACAAATATTACTTGCAAAGCGCATGGGAGCAAAACGAGTAATCGCTGAAACAGGAGCAGGACAACATGGTGTAGCAACAGCAACAGCTTGCGCAATGTTTGGGATGGATTGTACGATATACATGGGAAAACATGATATGAAGCGACAAGCTTTAAATGTGTTTCGGATGGAATTGTTAGGTGCAAAGGTAGAAAGTGTCGCAGTTGGTCAAGGAAGATTAAAAGATGCGGTCGATGCCGCTTTAGCAGATTTAGTGGAGAACTATGAAAATACGTTCTATTTACTAGGCTCTGCCGTAGGTCCACATCCTTTTCCTACCATGGTGAAATTCTTTCAGTCCGTGATCAGTGAAGAGTCAAAACGTCAGATTATTGATAAAGAAGGTAAGCTTCCGGCGGCAGTTGTAGCATGCGCAGGTGGTGGCAGTAATGCAATCGGTGCATTTGCCCACTATATTGAGGAAGAAACTGTCCGCCTGATTGGTGTAGAACCAGCTGAAGCACCATCATTGACGGAAGGGGTGCCAGCGGTTATACATGGCTTTAAATGTTTAACATTACTTGATGAAGAAGGCAATCCAAAGCCTACCTACTCTATAGCAGCTGGTTTGGATTACCCGGGTATTGGGCCGGAGCACAGCTATCTCAAAGAATCAGGACGGGCAGAATATGTAACGATTACGGGAGAAGAAGCGTTAGCTGCATTTAAATTGTTATCCGAAACAGAAGGTATCATTCCCGCATTGGAAAGTGCCCATGCTGTTGCATATGCCATCAAGCTGGCAAAAGACTTAGGGACAGAGGAGAGCATCATCGTGAATCTGTCAGGACGCGGTGATAAAGACGTTCAGCAAGTCTTTGAGATGGAGCATGGTGCCAAAGAGCAGGAGGTATAA
- a CDS encoding YdbC family protein has product MAGIKFEIIEQIAVLSESQKGWQKEVNLISWNDREPKYDIRDWSPDHEKMGKGVTLTKEEWQTLKNL; this is encoded by the coding sequence GTGGCAGGTATTAAATTTGAAATTATCGAACAAATTGCTGTATTGTCAGAATCACAAAAAGGATGGCAGAAAGAAGTCAATCTTATCAGCTGGAATGATCGGGAACCAAAGTATGACATACGTGATTGGTCACCTGACCATGAAAAAATGGGAAAAGGCGTAACTCTGACAAAAGAAGAATGGCAAACTCTAAAAAATTTATAA
- the glnA gene encoding type I glutamate--ammonia ligase gives MATIAPEKTLDTVEKLEAIKETIKTKNVELLHLQFVDIEGTLKQVTVTAEQLDDVVEGETMFDGSSITGFTPINQSDLYLLPDLNTFAVLPWTEEEGYSEARFLCSVTNPDGTLFEGDPRNILKNTVNKAKEKGFSINVGPELEFFLFETDEKNQPTQTVHDQGGYFEPAPYDLGERVRLEIYKTLKKMGFTIEASHHEVAEGQHEINFKFGDALTTADNATTFKWVVKTVAQQFGLRATFMPKPVFGANGNGMHVNMSLFDENAGKNAFFDDSDSRQLSETAYSFIAGLLHHVPSFVALTNPLVNSYKRLVPGYEAPCYIAWSSSNRSALVRIPATRGAGTRVEIRCPDPSANPYYAFASIAAAGIDGVEKSLQAPEETVDDIFSMDLAEREERGIENLPTMLGEAIEALKTGEIGKKVLGDFALNEYASFKQDEWDSYRIAVTEWELDRYQAKF, from the coding sequence ATGGCAACAATAGCTCCAGAGAAAACATTGGACACCGTGGAAAAGTTAGAAGCAATTAAAGAAACTATTAAAACAAAAAATGTTGAATTATTACACTTACAATTTGTAGACATCGAAGGAACGTTGAAACAAGTTACAGTTACAGCTGAACAACTTGATGACGTAGTAGAAGGAGAAACAATGTTTGACGGTTCTTCTATTACAGGTTTTACACCTATTAACCAGTCTGACTTATACTTATTACCAGATTTAAATACATTTGCCGTGTTACCTTGGACGGAAGAAGAGGGATATTCTGAAGCACGATTCTTATGTAGTGTAACAAATCCGGATGGTACATTATTCGAAGGTGATCCACGTAATATATTAAAAAACACTGTAAATAAAGCAAAAGAAAAAGGTTTTTCTATTAATGTCGGTCCAGAACTAGAATTCTTCTTATTTGAAACAGACGAGAAGAATCAACCGACACAAACAGTGCATGATCAAGGTGGCTATTTCGAGCCTGCACCATACGATTTAGGCGAAAGAGTTCGTTTAGAAATCTATAAAACGTTGAAAAAAATGGGCTTTACTATTGAAGCTTCTCACCACGAAGTAGCAGAAGGTCAACACGAAATTAATTTCAAATTTGGTGATGCTTTAACAACGGCAGATAATGCCACTACTTTCAAATGGGTCGTAAAAACAGTAGCACAACAATTCGGATTGCGCGCAACTTTCATGCCGAAGCCTGTATTTGGTGCAAATGGTAACGGAATGCACGTAAATATGTCTTTATTTGATGAAAATGCTGGGAAAAACGCATTCTTCGATGATTCTGATTCTCGTCAATTATCTGAAACAGCCTATTCGTTTATTGCTGGATTACTCCACCACGTACCGTCGTTCGTAGCATTAACTAACCCATTAGTTAACTCTTACAAACGTCTAGTACCTGGTTATGAGGCACCTTGCTACATTGCATGGTCTTCGTCAAACCGTTCCGCATTAGTACGTATCCCGGCTACACGTGGAGCAGGTACTCGTGTTGAAATTCGTTGTCCAGACCCAAGTGCCAATCCATACTATGCATTTGCTAGTATTGCGGCTGCAGGAATCGACGGTGTGGAAAAATCATTACAAGCACCAGAAGAAACAGTTGATGATATCTTTAGCATGGATTTAGCAGAACGTGAAGAGCGTGGGATTGAAAACCTTCCAACGATGCTTGGTGAAGCGATAGAAGCTCTGAAAACAGGAGAAATTGGTAAAAAAGTTCTTGGAGATTTTGCTTTAAATGAATATGCTTCATTTAAACAAGATGAGTGGGACAGTTATCGAATCGCCGTAACGGAATGGGAACTTGATCGCTATCAGGCCAAATTTTAA
- a CDS encoding EAL domain-containing protein, which translates to MDPLDIMMHVDKIKPHFQAIFSADSHEVVGYEVLGRLELDDQSIRLGPFFRDPNVPDDFKMEMDQKIQDLALQQYLEQGMDEQLYINVHADYFASDKEDEYLEHLIAYQENGLDLSKIIIEITEHHFAGDIEILLHTFKYLKTLGIKIAIDDLGRGSSNLDRISLMEPDILKVDLEALQNESMSTAFHGIIYSLSLLSRKLGAELLFDGISSNYHFHYAWRNNGRYYQGSFLAEPANQFVEKGRLKERFRHDIQQFIQVERAKLTTKFQLTTTLNHQVQEKWKLIKKSKSLDEQVDDLAKEMEHIFFRIYVTDEDGFQKTVNFIHLGHDWVWDETVKGKNWSWRPYFIENVIRMKEEKTGFLSELYNDIETGERIRTFSFPLDETLYLFMDVSPMYLDEHQDLLW; encoded by the coding sequence ATGGATCCTTTAGATATAATGATGCATGTAGATAAAATAAAACCGCATTTTCAGGCAATTTTCAGCGCTGACAGCCATGAAGTGGTCGGTTATGAAGTGCTGGGACGACTGGAATTGGACGATCAATCTATTCGTTTAGGTCCTTTTTTCCGCGATCCTAATGTTCCCGATGATTTCAAAATGGAAATGGACCAAAAAATTCAAGATCTTGCGTTGCAGCAATATTTGGAACAAGGAATGGATGAACAGCTCTATATTAATGTTCATGCAGATTATTTTGCTTCCGACAAAGAGGATGAATATTTAGAGCATTTAATTGCTTATCAAGAAAATGGCCTTGACCTATCGAAAATCATTATAGAAATTACGGAGCACCATTTTGCAGGAGATATCGAAATTCTGTTACATACGTTTAAATACTTAAAAACATTGGGTATAAAGATAGCAATTGATGATTTAGGCAGGGGATCGAGTAATTTAGATCGGATCAGCTTAATGGAGCCGGATATTCTGAAAGTCGACTTAGAAGCATTGCAGAATGAATCCATGTCTACAGCGTTCCACGGTATTATTTACTCTCTATCCTTACTTTCACGTAAATTGGGTGCTGAATTATTATTTGATGGCATTTCATCTAACTACCACTTCCATTATGCTTGGCGAAATAATGGTCGCTATTATCAAGGTAGTTTTCTAGCTGAACCTGCTAATCAATTTGTGGAAAAAGGTCGTCTCAAAGAACGCTTTCGGCATGACATTCAGCAATTTATTCAAGTGGAACGAGCAAAGCTCACGACGAAATTTCAACTTACAACAACATTAAATCATCAAGTGCAGGAAAAATGGAAATTAATTAAGAAAAGTAAAAGTCTTGATGAACAGGTAGATGATTTAGCCAAAGAAATGGAGCATATTTTCTTTCGGATCTATGTGACAGATGAAGACGGATTTCAAAAAACAGTAAACTTCATCCATCTTGGACATGACTGGGTATGGGACGAAACCGTTAAGGGGAAAAATTGGAGTTGGCGCCCTTATTTTATCGAGAATGTAATTCGGATGAAGGAAGAAAAAACAGGTTTTTTATCTGAGCTCTATAATGACATTGAAACAGGAGAAAGAATTCGCACATTTTCTTTTCCTTTAGATGAGACTCTTTATTTGTTTATGGATGTCTCACCAATGTACTTAGATGAGCATCAAGACTTGTTGTGGTAA
- a CDS encoding diacylglycerol/lipid kinase family protein — translation MASQQAMIIVNPSSGREKAQQYKDDIKEILQQQDYEVSVRETEKAYDALQFAEEASQSKIGLVSVLGGDGTVNEVINGLAEKEYRPMLHIIPLGTVNNFAKALNIPLKPEEASHVLNEMNARPVDVGKINDHYFMNLVNIGAIAEATYQVSADQKSKLGPLAYFIEGVKKFSEHDIFAAEIEHDQQKEAYQVILIIIAVTDTLAGIQHVLSEAEVDDGYLHVYAIKDLTNLESVSMLTQFVNGSLKDQQQVAYWKTKEISVHTTPSKITNIDGDEGESTPIKLSVLKQHINILT, via the coding sequence TTGGCATCTCAACAGGCGATGATTATTGTAAATCCCAGTTCGGGCAGGGAAAAAGCACAACAATACAAAGATGATATAAAAGAGATATTGCAGCAACAAGATTACGAGGTTTCAGTAAGAGAGACGGAAAAAGCGTATGATGCCTTACAATTTGCCGAAGAAGCAAGTCAGTCAAAAATAGGTCTCGTCTCTGTTTTGGGTGGGGACGGAACTGTTAATGAAGTGATCAATGGCTTGGCAGAGAAGGAGTATCGGCCAATGCTTCATATTATTCCATTAGGCACGGTAAACAATTTCGCTAAAGCACTCAATATTCCTTTAAAGCCGGAAGAAGCTAGTCATGTGTTAAATGAAATGAATGCAAGGCCAGTCGATGTTGGTAAAATAAATGATCATTATTTTATGAATTTAGTTAACATTGGTGCCATTGCGGAAGCTACCTATCAAGTATCAGCAGATCAAAAATCAAAATTGGGACCACTTGCTTACTTTATTGAAGGAGTCAAGAAGTTTTCGGAACATGATATCTTTGCTGCGGAAATAGAGCATGATCAGCAAAAAGAAGCGTACCAGGTGATACTTATTATTATCGCTGTTACGGATACGTTAGCTGGAATCCAGCATGTATTATCTGAAGCAGAAGTGGACGATGGTTATTTACATGTCTATGCGATCAAGGATTTAACCAATTTGGAAAGTGTCTCGATGCTGACGCAATTTGTGAATGGTTCGTTAAAGGATCAACAACAGGTAGCTTATTGGAAAACAAAAGAAATTTCTGTTCACACAACCCCTTCAAAAATAACGAACATTGACGGGGATGAAGGAGAGTCCACACCGATCAAACTTTCCGTTTTAAAACAGCACATCAACATCTTGACATAA